A DNA window from Pseudodesulfovibrio thermohalotolerans contains the following coding sequences:
- a CDS encoding amino acid ABC transporter ATP-binding protein encodes MIDVKNVHKTFFVPHEVQALHDVSYHINPGEVVVVIGPSGSGKSTFLRCLNRLEKADSGHIMIDGVDILDSKTNINKVRMEVGMVFQSFNLFPHLTVLENVTVGQTSVRKRGKKESAEKAMTLLNKVGIHAKANNFPAQLSGGQMQRVAIARALAMDPKVMLFDEPTSALDPEMVGEVLDVMKALAKEGMTMVVVTHEMGFAREVADQVVFMDEGKIVEVGTPEHFFTDPQHDRTKLFLSQIL; translated from the coding sequence ATGATCGACGTAAAAAACGTACACAAGACCTTCTTCGTCCCGCACGAAGTCCAGGCCCTGCACGACGTGTCCTATCACATCAATCCGGGCGAGGTGGTCGTCGTCATCGGGCCGTCCGGCTCCGGCAAATCCACCTTCCTGCGGTGCCTGAACCGTCTTGAAAAGGCCGACTCCGGCCACATCATGATCGACGGCGTGGACATCCTCGATTCAAAGACCAACATCAACAAGGTCCGCATGGAAGTGGGCATGGTCTTCCAGTCCTTCAACCTCTTCCCGCACCTGACCGTGCTGGAAAACGTCACCGTGGGCCAAACCTCGGTACGCAAGCGCGGCAAGAAGGAATCCGCGGAAAAGGCCATGACCCTGCTCAACAAGGTCGGCATCCACGCCAAGGCAAACAACTTCCCGGCACAACTGTCCGGCGGCCAGATGCAGCGCGTGGCCATCGCCCGCGCCCTGGCCATGGACCCCAAGGTGATGCTCTTCGACGAGCCGACCTCGGCGCTGGACCCGGAAATGGTCGGAGAAGTCCTGGATGTCATGAAGGCCCTGGCCAAGGAAGGCATGACCATGGTTGTGGTCACCCACGAAATGGGTTTTGCCCGCGAAGTGGCCGACCAGGTGGTCTTCATGGACGAAGGAAAGATCGTTGAGGTGGGCACCCCGGAGCACTTCTTCACCGACCCGCAGCACGACCGGACGAAGCTCTTCCTGAGCCAGATATTGTAA
- the pseI gene encoding pseudaminic acid synthase: MKNTIRIGDRLIGEGQPAYIIAEMSANHGHDFDQALRIIEAAHKAGADAVKLQTYTPDTMTIDCDNEWFRIHGTIWEGKNLHSLYGEAFTPWEWQPKLKEYAESLGMDCFSSPFDFTSVDFLEEMGVVAYKVASFEIVDIPLLEKIASTGKPVIVSTGMASLSEIDEAVRTLRANGATDIALLKCTSAYPASPEEANLRTIPHLAKSFGLPAGLSDHTMGNGVAIAGVALGACIVEKHFTIDRSQGGPDSAFSMEPDEFASMVADIRMAEKALGEVSYEITRKQKDSKVFRRSLFVVEDIKAGEELTERNVRSIRPGYGLHTRYLKVVLGKKAVVDIPRGTPLGWDKIG; encoded by the coding sequence ATGAAGAATACGATCAGGATTGGCGACCGGCTCATAGGCGAAGGGCAGCCCGCGTATATCATCGCGGAAATGTCGGCGAATCACGGGCATGATTTCGACCAGGCGCTAAGGATTATCGAAGCCGCCCACAAGGCCGGGGCGGATGCCGTCAAGTTGCAGACCTATACCCCTGACACCATGACAATCGACTGCGATAACGAATGGTTTCGTATTCATGGAACCATATGGGAAGGGAAGAATCTCCATTCGTTGTATGGGGAGGCTTTCACCCCATGGGAGTGGCAACCCAAGCTCAAGGAGTATGCGGAATCGTTGGGCATGGATTGCTTTTCCTCTCCATTCGATTTCACTTCAGTGGATTTTCTGGAAGAGATGGGGGTTGTCGCATACAAGGTCGCATCCTTCGAAATAGTCGACATTCCTCTCCTGGAAAAGATCGCCTCCACCGGAAAGCCTGTCATCGTTTCGACCGGGATGGCCTCTCTTTCCGAGATAGACGAAGCCGTACGCACGTTGAGGGCGAATGGAGCCACGGACATCGCATTGCTGAAATGCACCAGCGCATACCCGGCCAGCCCGGAAGAGGCGAATCTCAGGACTATTCCGCACTTGGCCAAGTCTTTCGGCCTGCCTGCCGGTCTTTCCGATCACACCATGGGAAACGGAGTGGCGATTGCGGGGGTGGCTCTCGGCGCCTGCATCGTCGAAAAGCATTTCACCATAGACAGGTCGCAGGGAGGGCCGGACAGCGCGTTTTCCATGGAACCGGACGAATTCGCGTCCATGGTCGCCGATATTCGCATGGCGGAAAAGGCGCTGGGAGAGGTCTCATATGAAATCACTCGAAAACAGAAAGACAGCAAGGTGTTCCGACGCTCCCTTTTCGTTGTGGAAGATATCAAGGCCGGCGAAGAACTGACCGAACGCAATGTACGGAGCATTCGTCCGGGGTATGGTCTGCACACGAGATATCTCAAGGTCGTTCTGGGTAAGAAGGCGGTTGTGGATATCCCGCGCGGGACCCCGCTCGGTTGGGATAAGATCGGCTAG
- a CDS encoding FkbM family methyltransferase: MGRTQKLVDETLEMVANMGPDAEVKKECKGVYRTLASLLRRFGHTLLPAEYAERLKANQVAPKRAAGMLRELITAHEEFDAIYPLLADQESKELVDRLIRFRTAWGFLGSERTTRLFPAPLTLERYEEAIKACSGKSSQLGIPAKYVALLWELGHYSLKGVCEVEPGDTVMDIGAFRGDSALFFSEKCGSAGKVYAFEALPKHVAEIQAHANKADCPIEVVPFAAWDEPGRLNITSSGGESTVNMNGEGDGVDAETIDNIVRDREIATVDFIKMDIEGAEIRALKGAERTIVEHKPKLAISVYHLADDLYTIPNLLKAFNPDYTFYLRQYHPRHDETVLYAVP; this comes from the coding sequence ATGGGCAGAACACAGAAGCTTGTCGACGAGACTCTGGAAATGGTTGCCAATATGGGGCCGGACGCGGAAGTAAAGAAAGAATGCAAAGGCGTATACCGCACCTTGGCCTCTCTTCTTCGGCGATTCGGGCACACTTTGCTCCCCGCAGAGTATGCGGAAAGACTCAAGGCAAACCAGGTTGCGCCCAAAAGAGCCGCCGGAATGCTCCGGGAATTGATTACTGCCCACGAGGAATTTGACGCGATCTATCCCCTGCTTGCCGATCAGGAATCGAAGGAGTTGGTTGATCGACTGATTCGCTTCAGGACGGCATGGGGATTTCTCGGGTCCGAAAGAACGACTCGCCTGTTCCCCGCGCCGCTGACGCTGGAGCGGTACGAGGAGGCAATCAAAGCCTGCTCCGGCAAATCCAGTCAGCTCGGCATTCCCGCCAAATACGTAGCCCTGTTATGGGAGCTGGGTCATTATTCCCTGAAAGGCGTCTGTGAAGTGGAACCTGGCGATACCGTCATGGACATCGGGGCTTTTCGTGGGGACAGCGCCCTGTTCTTTTCCGAGAAGTGCGGTTCCGCCGGAAAGGTCTATGCATTCGAGGCGCTGCCCAAACACGTTGCCGAGATTCAGGCGCACGCAAACAAGGCTGATTGTCCGATAGAGGTGGTTCCGTTTGCCGCCTGGGACGAGCCCGGTCGCTTGAACATCACCTCGTCGGGCGGAGAGTCGACAGTGAACATGAATGGGGAAGGCGATGGAGTTGATGCCGAAACCATAGACAATATCGTCCGGGATCGGGAAATAGCCACAGTCGATTTCATCAAGATGGATATCGAGGGAGCCGAGATTCGCGCATTGAAAGGCGCGGAAAGAACCATTGTCGAGCACAAGCCAAAGTTGGCAATCAGCGTCTACCATCTTGCAGACGATCTCTACACGATCCCCAACCTGCTCAAGGCTTTCAACCCGGACTACACGTTCTACCTGCGCCAATATCACCCGCGCCACGACGAAACGGTGCTGTACGCGGTTCCCTAA
- a CDS encoding glycosyltransferase family 4 protein, with amino-acid sequence MKIAALLWDNIFKTGGREVFTINLLTRLAKRGHSVTLYVPEREKRKRSLLYNLLPFEVRYFPYWQRYAWSHCPRLLQLWLKREQKKHAYDLWQGMGAYPESYLLAAVSAPCVVRMYGEDVQIHEGLNYGARRNPIIRDRVRQGFSNMTGIIAMTPSLAQDALNAGAKREAVRIVPNAIDFKRLQSGHGDKFRRDYGLDNDTVVLLTVGRNHAKKGFDLIPEIGSRLSPGKWKWFIIGSGTNDLLAEISARGLDGRIIPLQNMASSEEDLKEGSLAVPPQPLIDAFAGGDVFVLPSRIEGYSRVIAEAMGAGLPVITTDAPGCGEIFTHGVEGLVSPVDDVASMAADIDSLVEDADLRNSLSANAVSMAGKLDWNRIVDAYLKTYDELQG; translated from the coding sequence ATGAAGATAGCCGCCCTGCTGTGGGACAACATATTCAAGACCGGCGGACGCGAGGTCTTCACCATAAATCTGCTCACCCGTCTTGCGAAACGGGGACATTCCGTGACCCTGTATGTGCCCGAGCGGGAAAAACGGAAACGCAGCCTCCTCTACAATCTGCTCCCCTTCGAGGTTCGATATTTCCCCTACTGGCAGCGGTATGCCTGGAGCCATTGCCCGCGTCTGCTGCAATTATGGCTCAAGCGTGAACAGAAAAAACACGCATATGATTTGTGGCAAGGGATGGGGGCGTATCCCGAATCCTACCTGCTTGCGGCGGTTTCCGCCCCATGCGTGGTCAGGATGTACGGCGAGGATGTCCAGATTCACGAAGGGTTGAATTATGGCGCCCGGCGTAATCCAATCATCCGGGACAGGGTCCGGCAAGGGTTCTCCAACATGACCGGCATCATTGCGATGACCCCCTCCCTGGCGCAGGATGCGCTTAATGCGGGGGCGAAGCGGGAAGCTGTCCGCATTGTGCCCAACGCCATCGATTTCAAGCGACTTCAATCCGGGCACGGAGATAAATTTCGAAGGGATTACGGGCTCGACAATGACACCGTCGTCCTTCTCACGGTGGGCCGCAATCACGCCAAAAAGGGATTCGACCTGATTCCTGAAATCGGAAGCAGGCTATCGCCCGGCAAGTGGAAATGGTTCATCATCGGCTCTGGAACGAACGACCTGCTGGCTGAGATCAGCGCGAGGGGATTGGATGGACGAATCATCCCGCTTCAGAACATGGCCTCCAGCGAGGAAGACCTCAAGGAAGGCAGCCTGGCCGTCCCGCCGCAACCCTTGATTGACGCTTTCGCAGGCGGCGACGTGTTTGTCTTGCCATCGAGGATTGAAGGTTATTCCAGAGTGATAGCGGAAGCCATGGGCGCGGGGCTGCCGGTGATTACAACCGATGCTCCCGGGTGCGGTGAAATTTTCACCCATGGCGTCGAAGGGCTGGTTTCTCCTGTTGACGATGTGGCGTCCATGGCGGCGGATATCGACTCGTTGGTGGAGGATGCGGACTTGAGAAACTCGCTTTCGGCCAATGCCGTCTCCATGGCCGGGAAGCTGGACTGGAATCGTATTGTCGACGCTTACCTGAAGACTTATGACGAGTTGCAAGGGTGA
- a CDS encoding formyltransferase family protein: MEIQIVTTKSSWLNDYIETLVQKLGALGHDVRLLHDVYQITACDIAFYLSCNQLVPKDILSKNSHNLVVHASCLPKGRGWSPMTWQILEGENTIPITLFEAEEHVDSGQIYLQKLLEFEGHELIDELREALALMTIELCEEFVVDYHDIVANAKQQVGEPTYYPRRVASDSRLDPNETIAAQFNLLRVVDNESYPAYFELNGHKYTIKINKADD, from the coding sequence ATGGAAATCCAGATTGTCACCACTAAGAGCAGTTGGCTCAACGACTATATCGAAACGCTTGTCCAAAAGCTCGGGGCTCTGGGCCACGATGTCCGGCTTCTTCATGACGTTTATCAGATAACCGCATGTGACATCGCCTTTTATCTGAGTTGCAATCAGCTTGTTCCGAAAGATATTCTCAGTAAGAATTCCCACAATCTGGTTGTTCATGCCAGCTGTCTTCCGAAAGGAAGAGGGTGGTCGCCTATGACATGGCAAATTCTTGAAGGGGAGAACACGATCCCCATTACGCTGTTCGAAGCGGAAGAACATGTCGATTCCGGCCAGATTTATCTTCAAAAGCTGCTTGAGTTTGAAGGGCATGAACTTATCGATGAACTCAGGGAAGCCCTCGCGCTGATGACCATCGAGCTGTGCGAGGAATTCGTCGTCGATTACCATGACATCGTCGCCAACGCGAAGCAGCAGGTAGGGGAACCCACTTATTATCCGCGGCGGGTCGCCAGCGATTCGCGACTTGATCCCAATGAGACAATAGCCGCCCAGTTCAATTTGCTGCGAGTCGTCGATAATGAGAGTTACCCTGCGTACTTCGAGCTCAATGGGCACAAGTATACAATCAAAATCAATAAAGCGGACGATTAA
- a CDS encoding ABC transporter ATP-binding protein, with amino-acid sequence MSQYDLRNIEHFDNRHLLKRCVSYFKPHAFKIVIGMISAIIVSGTSAATAYLVKPAMDNVFIQKDSVSLVLVPLAFFSVIVVKSIFRFTQVYLMNVTGLLVLYQLRNEMFSRIILLPLRFFEESQVGMLMSRVLGDVNGIRESVPTLVMSIREFITIIGLVGVVFYQNWKLAVVSIIVLPTCAVPIIHFGKRLRMLGRRLQAQGADINSVLQENFSAIRLIKAFNTESKEAKRFKKENFKIVGLSKKQVLASEMSSRIMELAGGVAISGVLWYGGKQVLDGVSTPGTFFSFVTALIMLYEPIKKINDSNKVIQKSLASAERVFGLLDSTDIRPEENGNIPFERPLETLEIKDVTFTYPTVTTPALKNFSLTINRNERIALVGPSGSGKTTLVNLFPRFYDVDCGEISYNGTPLRELELGSLRRSIGIVSQDPILFNRSIRENIAYGSPGVTEEQIIEAAKFAYAHEFIELLPEGYDTICGERGVKLSGGQKQRITIARALIKNPALLILDEATSALDTQSERIVQMALQNLMQDRTSVVIAHRLSTVINADRIVVMQKGEVVGVGNHAELLETCPLYAKLHSMQFCETLSDDEVRQLSVEG; translated from the coding sequence TTGTCTCAATATGACCTTAGAAATATAGAACATTTTGACAATCGTCATCTGCTGAAACGTTGTGTCTCCTATTTTAAGCCTCATGCGTTCAAAATCGTTATAGGCATGATTTCCGCCATCATTGTCTCGGGCACCAGCGCAGCTACGGCATATCTGGTTAAACCGGCCATGGACAATGTGTTCATACAAAAGGACTCGGTTTCGCTGGTCCTGGTGCCCCTGGCCTTTTTCAGCGTGATCGTCGTCAAATCCATTTTTCGTTTTACGCAAGTCTATCTGATGAACGTCACGGGCTTGTTGGTCTTGTATCAGCTTCGCAACGAGATGTTTTCGCGCATCATTCTTCTCCCCCTGCGTTTTTTTGAGGAAAGCCAGGTTGGTATGCTCATGTCCCGAGTGCTGGGCGACGTGAACGGCATCCGTGAATCCGTGCCGACATTGGTCATGAGCATCCGCGAATTCATTACCATCATCGGTCTCGTCGGCGTCGTTTTTTATCAGAACTGGAAGCTTGCGGTGGTTTCCATCATCGTGCTCCCGACATGCGCGGTTCCCATTATTCATTTCGGCAAGCGATTGAGAATGTTGGGCAGGCGGCTTCAGGCGCAGGGGGCGGACATCAACTCGGTTCTCCAGGAAAACTTCAGCGCCATTCGCCTCATCAAGGCTTTCAACACCGAGAGCAAGGAAGCTAAACGGTTCAAGAAAGAGAATTTCAAAATTGTCGGTCTGTCCAAGAAACAGGTTCTGGCGAGCGAGATGTCCAGCCGCATAATGGAGCTTGCGGGTGGTGTGGCCATCAGCGGCGTCCTTTGGTACGGCGGTAAGCAGGTCCTGGACGGCGTGTCTACCCCGGGTACTTTCTTCTCTTTCGTGACGGCATTGATAATGCTTTACGAGCCGATCAAGAAAATCAACGATTCCAACAAAGTGATCCAAAAATCCTTGGCCAGTGCCGAGCGTGTCTTCGGTCTTCTCGACTCGACCGATATTCGTCCGGAAGAGAACGGAAACATCCCGTTTGAGCGTCCTCTTGAAACGCTTGAGATCAAGGACGTCACCTTTACGTATCCCACCGTCACCACACCGGCGCTCAAGAACTTCTCGTTGACGATCAACCGCAACGAACGGATTGCCCTTGTCGGGCCGAGCGGGTCGGGCAAGACCACGCTGGTTAATCTTTTCCCGCGATTCTATGACGTTGACTGCGGGGAAATATCTTACAACGGGACGCCTCTGCGCGAACTCGAATTGGGCTCGCTGCGTCGATCAATCGGCATCGTTTCCCAGGACCCCATTCTCTTCAACAGAAGCATCCGCGAGAATATCGCCTATGGTTCCCCGGGCGTGACCGAGGAGCAGATTATCGAAGCCGCCAAGTTCGCGTATGCCCACGAATTCATCGAGTTGTTGCCCGAGGGGTACGACACGATTTGTGGGGAAAGAGGCGTCAAACTTTCCGGTGGGCAGAAACAGAGAATCACCATCGCCAGAGCCCTGATTAAAAATCCGGCTCTGCTTATTCTGGACGAAGCGACCAGCGCTCTTGATACTCAGTCGGAAAGAATCGTCCAGATGGCGTTGCAGAATCTTATGCAGGACAGAACCAGCGTCGTGATCGCTCACCGCCTTTCCACGGTTATCAACGCAGACCGGATTGTCGTCATGCAGAAGGGTGAAGTTGTCGGCGTTGGCAACCACGCGGAGTTGCTGGAGACCTGTCCCCTCTACGCCAAGCTTCACTCGATGCAATTCTGTGAAACCCTTTCTGACGACGAAGTCCGCCAATTGAGTGTTGAGGGGTAA
- a CDS encoding glycosyltransferase family 4 protein, with protein MPLNVLFFESGISGGGSFESLHQLLRKIDRSRIRPVVGFLNKTRYFDIVRNLDVPTYLLTDLVYTQKIPKILRGNLERRVDRVFLNRPQLADFVVSLGHGWLISQLCSIARKEKIDILYCNDNINRDIFGCYVAKKMNIPFVSHLRSTDGKTFAGAKVDFANRWVDSYIANSDQCATYWIGRGAASRKMHVVYNAVEQVDSPSVDIRKELHIPANTKIIVSMGRLVPLKGHPFLLNSFADLLKNGVNAHLVIAGDGPDRTKLEALAKSLGLEGRVSFIGHDSRGSALIAGADLLALTSNKESFGRVLIEAMQVGVPVVGTNIGGIPDVIQHEKNGLLVEYDDRTGLSNAFKRLLEDQELRLRCIENGQLVVADKFDLNVHVNEIERIIEAVSAKANRMTEQR; from the coding sequence ATGCCGTTGAATGTCCTTTTTTTCGAGTCCGGTATATCCGGGGGCGGATCATTCGAAAGCCTGCACCAACTGCTGCGAAAGATTGATCGGAGCAGGATACGGCCTGTCGTCGGTTTCCTGAACAAAACCAGATACTTCGATATTGTTCGCAATCTTGATGTGCCGACGTATTTGTTGACCGACCTCGTTTACACGCAAAAGATACCGAAAATCCTGCGGGGAAATCTTGAGCGCCGGGTGGACAGAGTCTTCCTCAACCGCCCACAGCTCGCTGATTTTGTCGTCAGCCTTGGGCACGGCTGGCTGATATCGCAATTATGCTCCATCGCGCGGAAGGAAAAAATAGATATCCTGTACTGCAACGACAACATTAATCGGGACATCTTCGGCTGTTACGTCGCCAAAAAGATGAACATCCCGTTTGTGAGCCATTTACGCAGTACGGATGGAAAAACCTTTGCCGGAGCCAAAGTCGATTTCGCCAACAGGTGGGTGGACTCGTACATAGCCAACTCGGATCAGTGCGCCACGTATTGGATTGGACGGGGAGCGGCGTCCCGGAAAATGCACGTGGTTTACAATGCGGTCGAACAAGTCGACTCCCCTTCCGTTGACATCAGGAAAGAATTGCACATCCCCGCCAACACGAAAATCATCGTGAGCATGGGACGATTGGTGCCGTTGAAGGGGCATCCCTTCCTGCTGAATTCTTTTGCGGACCTGCTGAAAAATGGTGTGAACGCCCACCTGGTAATTGCGGGCGACGGTCCGGACAGGACCAAACTCGAAGCGTTGGCCAAGTCGCTGGGGTTGGAGGGACGTGTTTCCTTCATCGGACATGACTCCAGGGGGAGTGCGCTGATAGCGGGAGCGGATCTCCTGGCGTTGACTTCAAACAAGGAATCTTTCGGCCGCGTTTTGATCGAGGCCATGCAGGTCGGCGTGCCTGTCGTCGGCACAAATATCGGCGGAATCCCGGACGTAATCCAGCATGAAAAGAACGGATTGCTAGTCGAATACGATGATCGTACAGGCCTGTCCAATGCGTTCAAACGACTGCTTGAGGATCAGGAATTGCGTCTGCGGTGTATTGAAAACGGGCAGTTGGTCGTTGCCGACAAGTTCGATTTGAATGTTCACGTCAACGAAATTGAAAGAATAATCGAAGCGGTATCGGCGAAGGCGAACCGGATGACGGAGCAAAGATGA
- a CDS encoding amino acid ABC transporter permease (The N-terminal region of this protein, as described by TIGR01726, is a three transmembrane segment that identifies a subfamily of ABC transporter permease subunits, which specificities that include histidine, arginine, glutamine, glutamate, L-cystine (sic), the opines (in Agrobacterium) octopine and nopaline, etc.), which yields MNDTKTVEPKKEFDKNLFWKAVYAVTLVCVCLGFYWATTQTDYIWRWNRIPKYFYYIDDVNVTAEIEGEVTSITQKDEDSVVIVSDGTDSEHYTIPGSDLMVDVGQTVYMGDTIGSYSEGRMGLLVEGTIITIEVSIVSIIFGILIGLLTGLSRISTNPFLKMSAITYIEIIRGTPLLVQIMIWYFVLGTIINNLLFKAGLFQIPELWFGIASLAIFAGAYVAEIVRAGIQSIHKGQMEAARSLGMTKTMAMIKIILPQAFKRILPPLAGQFISLIKDSSLLGVIAIRELTKATREAVTTSLMPYELWFVCGVLYLVITFTLSMFVQYLERRTAEA from the coding sequence ATGAATGATACCAAGACGGTCGAACCCAAAAAGGAATTCGACAAGAACTTGTTTTGGAAGGCGGTATATGCGGTCACCCTGGTCTGCGTATGCCTGGGCTTCTACTGGGCCACCACCCAGACCGACTACATCTGGCGCTGGAATCGTATCCCCAAATATTTCTACTACATCGACGACGTAAACGTGACCGCCGAGATTGAGGGCGAAGTCACATCCATCACCCAAAAGGATGAGGATTCCGTGGTCATCGTCTCCGATGGAACGGATTCCGAACACTACACGATCCCCGGCTCCGACCTGATGGTCGACGTTGGCCAGACCGTGTACATGGGCGACACCATCGGCTCCTACTCCGAGGGGAGAATGGGATTGCTGGTGGAAGGCACGATCATCACCATCGAGGTCAGCATCGTGTCGATCATTTTCGGCATCCTCATCGGCCTGTTAACAGGATTATCGAGGATATCGACCAACCCGTTCCTGAAGATGTCGGCCATCACCTACATCGAAATCATCCGAGGCACTCCCCTGCTCGTCCAGATCATGATCTGGTACTTCGTGCTCGGTACGATCATCAACAACCTGCTGTTCAAGGCGGGTCTGTTCCAGATTCCGGAATTGTGGTTCGGCATCGCTTCCCTGGCCATCTTTGCCGGGGCATACGTTGCAGAAATCGTCCGCGCGGGCATCCAGTCCATCCACAAGGGACAGATGGAAGCGGCCCGATCCCTGGGCATGACCAAGACCATGGCCATGATCAAGATCATCCTGCCGCAGGCATTCAAGCGAATTCTGCCGCCCCTGGCGGGACAGTTCATCAGCCTTATCAAGGATTCTTCGCTGCTTGGCGTCATCGCCATCCGCGAGCTGACCAAAGCCACCCGCGAAGCCGTCACCACCAGCCTGATGCCCTACGAACTGTGGTTCGTCTGCGGCGTGCTCTACCTGGTTATAACCTTCACCCTGTCCATGTTCGTCCAATACCTCGAAAGGCGAACAGCGGAGGCCTAG
- the pseG gene encoding UDP-2,4-diacetamido-2,4,6-trideoxy-beta-L-altropyranose hydrolase: MGRFQVMRTGTDQLTHVIRADAFQGLGTGHIMRSLALAQEFMARGDKVIFVTHCEYPLIVERLKEEGVEVFLMSGHYPDDGDLRALGEVLARIGRLGAVVIDGYHFDGAYHSAVRELGAKTLVVDDFHHLASYGPDMLLNQNVSAGSIQYDLPADRLLIGTKFALIRKEFLRRGRPSAHSDSVKSILITMGGEDIHNVTLKVLTALTNINAKASVSIIAGAANPNLESLNAAIERSSSDVTLLHSVHDMAKVLERTDMCISAGGSTCWELCLYGIPSILVATADNQLGIARDLDKNGAAIYAGWHEDVTVGELERLCAGLLDSPARRNELSLNARELVDGNGASRVVDSIYSTLLI, encoded by the coding sequence TTGGGGCGATTTCAGGTAATGCGCACCGGTACAGATCAGCTCACACATGTGATCCGTGCAGATGCTTTTCAGGGCCTGGGCACGGGTCACATAATGCGGAGCCTGGCCCTTGCCCAGGAGTTCATGGCCCGGGGGGACAAGGTCATCTTTGTAACCCATTGCGAATATCCGCTTATCGTCGAAAGATTGAAGGAGGAGGGCGTCGAGGTCTTCCTTATGTCCGGTCATTATCCGGATGACGGCGATCTGCGTGCTCTGGGGGAAGTCCTTGCCAGGATCGGCCGCCTGGGAGCGGTCGTCATCGACGGATACCATTTCGACGGGGCATACCATTCGGCGGTTCGGGAGTTGGGGGCCAAGACGCTTGTCGTGGATGATTTTCATCATTTGGCGAGTTATGGTCCCGACATGCTTCTCAATCAGAACGTATCCGCCGGGAGCATCCAATATGATCTCCCTGCCGATCGCTTGTTGATCGGAACGAAGTTCGCCCTCATTCGCAAGGAGTTCCTCCGGCGCGGGAGGCCGTCCGCCCACTCCGATTCCGTTAAGAGTATTCTCATCACCATGGGCGGTGAGGATATCCACAATGTCACGCTCAAGGTTTTGACGGCTCTGACGAATATAAATGCCAAGGCGTCCGTCAGCATCATCGCCGGGGCGGCCAATCCGAATCTGGAGTCGCTGAACGCCGCAATCGAGCGATCGTCCAGCGATGTTACCCTGCTGCATTCGGTTCACGACATGGCGAAAGTCCTTGAACGGACGGACATGTGCATCTCCGCCGGCGGGTCTACGTGCTGGGAACTCTGTCTTTACGGAATCCCGTCCATTCTTGTCGCAACGGCCGACAACCAGTTGGGAATCGCGAGAGACTTGGATAAGAACGGCGCGGCAATCTACGCGGGCTGGCATGAAGATGTGACGGTGGGTGAACTGGAGCGCCTCTGCGCCGGTTTGCTTGATTCGCCCGCCCGCAGAAACGAATTATCGCTTAACGCCCGGGAATTGGTTGATGGCAATGGGGCATCAAGGGTGGTCGACTCCATTTATTCAACGCTTCTCATTTGA